Proteins encoded together in one Lagopus muta isolate bLagMut1 chromosome 3, bLagMut1 primary, whole genome shotgun sequence window:
- the GPR20 gene encoding G-protein coupled receptor 20 has protein sequence MTMPTSSTQVSDLDHTNSTQQPNSSIYMFSKFIHPDRELYKQFYSLWIALIVVNAIIFLVGVVLNSLALYVFCFRTKTKTTSVIYTINLIVTDLLVGFSLPIRIIMFYTAEDCLNCSFVHIFGYFVNMYCSILFLTCICVDRYLAIVQVQASRKWRNPTCAKGICVFIWIFATVVTFSILIMAIQFAQCCISEILVLMVCEYFFPLIIIIFFTTRIMCALSKPSLMHQSRERRMKAVQLLVTVLIIFMICFTPFHVQQVAISINPDMSHNVNVLVYHVTVTLSSLNSCMDPIVYCFVTNNFQSTMKNIFRKTEPEQTTVDILGMNKNTKGSNAIITFSNTIGGPVSLPSPSNVQI, from the coding sequence ATGACCATGCCGACATCCTCCACCCAAGTGTCAGATCTTGACCATACCAACTCTACCCAGCAACCCAACTCCAGCATCTACATGTTCTCCAAGTTCATCCACCCTGACAGAGAATTGTACAAACAATTTTACAGCCTATGGATTGCACTGATAGTTGTCAATGCTATTATCTTCTTGGTGGGTGTTGTGCTGAACAGCTTGGCATTGTATGTGTTCTGCTTCCGTACTAAGACAAAAACCACCTCTGTTATTTACACCATCAACTTGATTGTTACCGATCTCTTGGTAGGCTTCTCCTTACCCATACGGATCATCATGTTCTATACTGCAGAGGACTGCCTGAATTGCTCCTTTGTTCACATCTTTGGCTACTTTGTCAACATGTACTGTAGCATCCTCTTCTTGACGTGCATCTGTGTTGACCGCTACCTGGCTATTGTACAGGTGCAAGCCTCACGAAAATGGAGGAATCCCACCTGTGCCAAGGGGATCTGTGTCTTCATTTGGATCTTTGCAACTGTAGTGACTTTCTCCATCCTCATCATGGCAATACAGTTTGCCCAGTGCTGCATCTCTGAGATTCTGGTCCTGATGGTCTGCGAGTACTTCTTCCCCCTCATCATAATCATCTTCTTCACCACCAGGATTATGTGTGCTCTGTCCAAGCCCAGCCTCATGCACCAGAGTCGGGAGAGGAGAATGAAGGCTGTGCAGCTCCTTGTCACCGTCCTCATCATCTTCATGATCTGCTTCACTCCTTTCCACGTGCAACAGGTAGCGATCTCCATCAATCCAGACATGTCCCACAATGTCAACGTTCTTGTCTACCATGTGACAGTGACTCTGAGTAGTCTCAACAGCTGCATGGACCCTATTGTCTACTGCTTTGTCACCAACAACTTCCAGTCAACcatgaaaaatatcttcaggaAAACCGAACCAGAGCAAACTACTGTGGACATCCTGGGTATGAACAAGAACACCAAGGGTTCCAATGCAATCATCACCTTCTCAAACACAATAGGAGGCCCTGTGAGCTTGCCGTCTCCAAGCAATGTCCAGATCTAA